Genomic segment of Corticium candelabrum chromosome 16, ooCorCand1.1, whole genome shotgun sequence:
GTTACAAATGCTGTAATAAAGCGACTTTCCTCTGCCAAAGGTATTTGCAAGTACCCCTGGTTTAAGTCCAGCTTCGAAAATACTGTAGATCCATAAAACTCTGCCGCTATGTCTTCCATTGTTGGAAGTGGATGCTTGCCAGGTATGATTGCCTGATTGGCTCTTCGAAGGTCTACGCAGAGTCTAATTGCCCCTGATTTCTTCCATACAACTACTAAATTTGAGATCCATGGGGATGAATCCACTTTTTCAATGATATCCAAACTCTCCCAACGATCCAACTCCTCTGCCACCCTCTCTCGTAGAGCCAGTGGCAATCTCCTAAGTGGCTGCATAATCGGTGGTACGGTGGTGTTCACTAACGGGCAATGAACAAAGTGATTGGCTTTCCCCAATCCACTGAACACCCTAGGCCATCTCCGACTCCAACCTCCCTTAGTAACTCCATCGTTGAGCAAGTCAACCGCTTGTACACTATGACTGCCTAGTTCTTCTGGATCccaacaaatttgaaatccCAGGGCATCAAACAAGTCGAGACCTAGTATGTCTGTCCCCTTGTCTGTAATATAGAATGGAAACTCTGCTAATTGACATCTCCGGTATCGGACTGGTAGCTTTGCCTTTCCCAACACCTTTATTGGCGATCCTGCATAACCAACTAGCTTTCGATTTGCTGGTTCCAGCTTACTCCAAGAAAACCATCGATCATATGACCTTTTTGACAGCACTGAAACCTTCGCCCCCAAGTCAATAACAAGTGACAAACTGACACCAGCTAACTCGCAAACGCATTGGCGATACTCGAGTGTACTGGACTGACCACCAACAACATTGATTCGAACGGTCTCCAACTCTACCCCTTGCTCATTGCCACAATCAACTTCCTGGATCTGTGACTGTTTCTTTGACCTACAGCAACGTGCGTAGTGTCCTATTCTCCCACATTTTCTACAGGTCTGTGTTGATGCTGGGCATGTTGAACCCTTGTGAACCGAGAACCCACAGTTACCACATTTGCCGTCTCCTCTGCTACTCCAGCCGCTTTTACCTGGCCGTGTCTGTACTTGACGAATCCCACGTGACTCCTGTGCCAATTGACCCAAAGCTGTATTAGTTAAACCTCCTGGCACTGCATCCATTACGCTACCTGACACTGTCGCAATAGCTGCTGAATCCCTAGCCGCCTCTTCCATCCGTGATGCCAGTACAATTGCTTTGTCTAGAGTAAGATCTTCATCTTCTTCCAACAAGCGGTCTCTCACTTTACCACAAACCGTCTTTTCTATAAGTTGATCCCTAATCATTTCGTCATGCAACGGTCCAAACTTGCAAGTGGCTGCTAGCtgtctcagagcaaacacatATTGCTTCACGGACTCTCCTTGATGTTGCTTTCTTTGTCGGAATTTGAATCTCTCGACCATAGAATTGAGTCTCGGTCCGAACAACGTCGCACACACATCACGTAACTGAACGTATGATTCCGTCTCTGTCTCCGTCGAAAGTATCCGCTGCCCTTCCAGTCCTAAGCAATGAGTCAAAAGGGCGCGTAGTCGAGGCTTGTTGTCTGCTTCGTCTTTGATTGCCGCGGCTGCCACGTAGGTGTCAAAAGCGGACAACCAATGCTTCCATGGCACCGCCGGTTCCCCCGGGTGTGGAAGGAAAGGAGGAGGCGGGTGAATGCCTGAAgtcgccatcctcgtcgccaatatTGTCGTGTATTCACTCAATGTACTCTTCAACACACGTTAACGGCCGCTACTCTAACACTGACTCAAACACCGGTTCAGTCATCCTTTATCTACCGCAAACCCCAGTTCCCGTATGCTAGCaagcatctacaaacacaacactcttcttctagttgtcttcaattcttcgttcacgtttcaatcgtctcactcgtctACTTACCTATTCgcataacaatggtcgcgtaggcgcgtaacaatggttgcgtagcaataatttctgtcaaactaacgcgcagaaactcagaaaacagacttttctcttcttctagctttttctttccatttttTGTCACGCCTCAATTTTATTTCCTTATTAGTCGCGTACGGGAGCAAAATAGAGAATTATTTCACTCTTCTTGCCAAGAAAtataattgagtcgacccctcgaaaggggacccctgcatcaatttttagcgcatgcATTATGGAATCAAATTGCATTCAtttggcatcgtcgttttgtcgatccaactgtccgttttgccgtaaatccatatgacagtgctgacgtacgcatataactagagtcccgtatctagTTTCGGATAACGGCTAGATTCGGACACGAGATCTTGGTCCAACGCAATTGTCTAGATATGAAATATAGGGCAACGTAGAGGTGTTAGGTAACTGATCTTGATCcgtgacaatcaatggatttggctcgtTCTAGCGAGAACGAGACTCGACTAAACGTAAACCACGCCCTCCCTTTAGACCCGTACAAATACGTCTAGTTTCGGATGGCCTCTCGTGTAGagctaccaaagcacagacacaaactgaatctatttgttgcagtagcctaacatctcatcttccaaacaatcGTATGAGCAGCGTCATCGTGTTTCGTGCGTATCCGTGGTAGTCGTCAGAGTTGAGTGAAGTCACgccctctagtttcggatgcccGAAACACGCTAGATCGTCATTTTCCGAGCAATTTAGACACACTGTAAACATTTTGAGCATAGAATCTCGACGtctagtgctaaaatcaacttttaagACATGTTTGTACGTATTTCTAGTCAatttctcatcactctctgcAGCATAGAGATCGTACGGTGCCGTTTGAACGTCTAGGGAACAAAATTTCCCTATGTAGCAGTATCTTACTGGCTTGCTACGCAATCTAGAGTAGAAAAGGTTCGACTTGCACAATCAAAAGTAGGGTATTCCCCTCTGATAGTGAATTCTTTTTCTCATGCTATAGAATTAATTTGTTCTACTTTCCATACCGCAATTCCTCTAAACAAGCGTTCCCGACCTCTTCTTTGCTTCAGTAATAACATGCGGCTGGTCTAAACCAATTTTGTAATTGGCGCTACATTGGTCTGGAAATCCGAGGCTAGGTATGTCTACAGTATGAATCTAGACCAGCCGCATGTTACTCCTGTTTGTCACTGAAGCAAAAGAGAGATCAGGAACGTTCGTTTATTGAAAATGCAGTATGATCAAAAAGTGGAACAAATTAGTGCTACCATCTCATGAGAAAAGGAAACTAGATATCTACTATCAGAGCGGAATACCCTACTTTTGATTGTGCAAGTCGAACCTTTTTTACTCTAGATTGCGTAGCAAGCCAGTAAGATACTGCTACATAGGGAAATTTTGTTCCCTAGATGTTCAAACGGCACCGTACGATCTCTACGCTGCAGAGAGTAATGAGAAATTAGCTAGAAATACGTACAAACATGTCTTAgaagttgattttagcactagacgtcgagattctatgctcaaaatgctcaaaatctttacaGAGTGTCTAAATAAATTGCTCGGAAAATGACGATCTAGCGTGTTTCgggcatccgaaactagagggcGTGACTTCACTCAACTCTGACGACTACCACGGATACGCACGAAACACGACGACGCTGTCCATACAattgtttggaagatgagatgttaggctactgcaacaaatagattcagtttgtgtctgtgcttggtagctctacacgagaggccatccgaaactagaggtaTTTGTACGGGTTTAGAGGGAGAGCGTGGT
This window contains:
- the LOC134191802 gene encoding uncharacterized protein K02A2.6-like → MATSGIHPPPPFLPHPGEPAVPWKHWLSAFDTYVAAAAIKDEADNKPRLRALLTHCLGLEGQRILSTETETESYVQLRDVCATLFGPRLNSMVERFKFRQRKQHQGESVKQYVFALRQLAATCKFGPLHDEMIRDQLIEKTVCGKVRDRLLEEDEDLTLDKAIVLASRMEEAARDSAAIATVSGSVMDAVPGGLTNTALGQLAQESRGIRQVQTRPGKSGWSSRGDGKCGNCGFSVHKGSTCPASTQTCRKCGRIGHYARCCRSKKQSQIQEVDCGNEQGVELETVRINVVGGQSSTLEYRQCVCELAGVSLSLVIDLGAKVSVLSKRSYDRWFSWSKLEPANRKLVGYAGSPIKVLGKAKLPVRYRRCQLAEFPFYITDKGTDILGLDLFDALGFQICWDPEELGSHSVQAVDLLNDGVTKGGWSRRWPRVFSGLGKANHFVHCPLVNTTVPPIMQPLRRLPLALRERVAEELDRWESLDIIEKVDSSPWISNLVVVWKKSGAIRLCVDLRRANQAIIPGKHPLPTMEDIAAEFYGSTVFSKLDLNQGYLQIPLAEESRFITAFVTHKGTYQFKRMPFGLASAPSAFQKVMVTVVAGIPGVAVYMDDIVVHGPDRPSHNKRLNDVFQRLQHHNLTLNVDKCTFAVKEISFVGHSISASGIRPLTSNIEAVERLKEPTSVTELNSFLGMTNYYLRFVQGYADISSPLRCLLRKDAHWEWSTECQTAFDKLKQLVTSAPVLAHFSSTADTFVSCDASGVAIGAVLSQIQDGQERPVAYASRALSPAEQKYAVGEREALACVWACEKWHVFLFGRPFVLRTDHQALVSLLSASGTGQRPLRLHRWTERLYKYTFRVEYRPGHSNQVADLLSRSPAPAENSAWDSDDVEECILLLSTWSPGVPLDEMERESGADAEIQTVLRCIREGWHDVKGESRPFWNVRHELAPVGGKSSCLMRGNRIVVPRLLQKRVLQLAHEGHLGVVRMKQRCREFAWWPGIDRQIEQMVRDCEPCLVSGKSRQLYMLHYNLLLGQRYRGNDFR